A genomic segment from Echeneis naucrates chromosome 20, fEcheNa1.1, whole genome shotgun sequence encodes:
- the abcf2b gene encoding ATP-binding cassette, sub-family F, member 2b, with product MSPLRPFCPYMVRLAVLASCYIHPAKSGHESSVCSGDQLLFIQLCTTMPSDLAKKKAAKKKEAAKARQRTKKPDEVNGESEQPETQPNGAESNGIASLTKELDEFELRKTEARAVTGVLASHPNSTDVHISSLSLTFHGQELLADTSLELNSGRRYGLIGLNGTGKSMLLSAIGHREIPIPEHIDIYHLTREMAPSDKTALQCVMEVDQERIMLEKEAERLAHEDSECEKLMELYERLEELDADKAEVRASRILHGLGFTTAMQQKKLKDFSGGWRMRVALARALFIKPFMLLLDEPTNHLDLDACVWLEEELKSFKRILVLISHSQDFLNGVCTNIIHLHQRKLKYYTGNYDQYVKTREELEENQMKRFNWEQDQIAHMKNYIARFGHGSAKLARQAQSKEKTLQKMVASGLTERVVNDKTLSFYFPPCGKIPPPVIMVQNVSFKYSDNTPHIYKNLEFGIDLDTRVALVGPNGAGKSTLLKLLMGELLPTDGMIRKHSHVKIGRYHQHLTEQLELDLSPLEYMMKCFPEIKEKEEMRKIIGRYGLTGKQQVSPIRNLSDGQKCRVCFAWLAWQNPHMLFLDEPTNHLDIETIDALAEAVNEFEGGMMLVSHDFRLIQQVAQEIWVCENQTITKWNRDILAYKEHLKSKIEKQAHDI from the exons aTGTCCCCTCTCCGCCCCTTTTGTCCATATATGGTCCGTCTGGCGGTTTTGGCGAGCTGCTACATCCACCCGGCGAAAAGTGGACACGAGTCGTCGGTGTGCTCGGGAGACCAGTTGCTCTTTATCCAG CTTTGCACAACCATGCCATCTGACTTGGCCAAGAAGAAGGCAGCGAAGAAAAAGGAGGCTGCTAAAGCCCGTCAGCGTACTAAGAAACCTGATGAGGTAAATGGGGAGAGTGAACAACCAGAAACCCAGCCTAATGGAGCCGAGAGCAACG gTATTGCCAGCTTAACCAAGGAGTTGGATGAGTTTGAGCTGCGGAAGACAGAAGCACGGGCGGTGACAGGTGTTCTCGCCTCACACCCCAACAGCACTGATGTCCATATCAGCAGCCTCTCACTCACCTTCCACGGACAAGAGCTGCTCGCAGACACCAGCTTGGAGCTTAACTCAGGCAGACGCTATGGTCTCATTGGACTCAATGGGACAG gaAAATCCATGCTGTTGTCAGCCATTGGACATCGTGAAATTCCCATTCCAGAGCACATAGATATTTACCACTTGACCCGGGAGATGGCCCCCAGTGACAAGACAGCTCTGCAGTGTGTTATGGAGGTTGATCAAGAGAGGATTATGCTGGAGAAAGAGGCTGAGAGACTTGCCCATGAAGATT CTGAGTGTGAGAAGTTGATGGAGCTGTATGAGCGTCTGGAGGAGCTGGATGCAGACAAAGCAGAGGTGCGAGCTTCACGAATCCTCCATGGTTTGGGTTTCACCACTGCTATGCAGCAGAAGAAACTGAAGGACTTCAGTGGAGGATGGAGAATGCGTGTTGCTCTGGCCAG AGCCCTGTTCATCAAGCCTTTCATGCTGTTGTTGGATGAACCCACTAACCACTTGGATCTGGATGCTTGTGTGTGGTTGGAAGAGGAGCTCAAGTC GTTTAAGCGAATCCTTGTGCTCATCTCTCACTCTCAAGACTTCCTCAATGGTGTGTGCACCAACATCATCCACTTACATCAGAGAAAGCTGAAATACTACACG ggtAACTATGACCAGTATGTGAAGACCAGAGAGGAGCTGGAAGAGAACCAGATGAAGCGCTTCAACTGGGAACAGGACCAGATAGCACATATGAAG AATTACATAGCCAGGTTTGGTCACGGCTCTGCCAAACTGGCACGACAGGCACAGAGCAAAGAGAAGACACTGCAGAAGATGGTGGCGTCAGGCTTGACTGAACGAGTTGTGAATGACAAG actctgtcattttattttcctccctgTGGGAAGATTCCTCCTCCTGTTATCATGGTTCAGAACGTGAGCTTCAAGTACAGTGACAACACA CCACACATATATAAAAACCTGGAGTTTGGTATCGATTTAGATACACGAGTAGCTCTGGTGGGGCCCAATGGAGCAGGGAAGTCCACgctgctgaagctgctcatGGGAGAG CTCCTTCCAACCGATGGCATGATCCGCAAACATTCTCACGTCAAGATTGGCAGATATCATCAG CATCTGACagagcagctggagctggacctgTCTCCTCTGGAGTACATGATGAAGTGTTTCCCTGAGatcaaagaaaaggaggagatgaggaagaTCATTGGACGCTACGGCCtgacaggaaagcagcag GTCAGTCCAATCAGGAACCTGTCAGATGGTCAGAAGTGCCGGGTGTGTTTTGCCTGGCTGGCCTGGCAGAACCCACACATGTTGTTCCTCGATGAGCCCACCAATCACCTGGATATCGAGACTATTGACGCATTAGCAGAAGCAGTCAACGAGTTTGAGGGTGGCATGATGCTCGTTAGCCACGACTTCAGACTAATCCAACAG GTGGCTCAGGAGATCTGGGTGTGTGAGAATCAAACCATCACAAAGTGGAATAGGGACATCCTGGCATACAAAGAGCACTTGAAGTCAAAGATTGAAAAACAAGCGCATGACATCTAA
- the chpf2 gene encoding chondroitin sulfate glucuronyltransferase — translation MRLSSLLALFRPALPLILGLSLGCSLSLLMVSWTQGDTDDSCRSELGNGRLFLGRGDAQRGSRDGAGDEDYQPRIVPYHKDPNKPHKKVLRTRYIHTELGIRDRLLVGVLTSRATLNTLAVAVNRTVAHHFHRTFFFTGLRSPKVPHGMTVIAHGDDRPVWLMYETVRHLHQHYGSDYDWFFLAQDDTYMQADRLSELVGHLSAGQDLYMGRAEEFIGGEEKARYCHGGYGYLLSRSLLARLQPHLDTCRNDILSVRPDEWLGRCIIDYLGLSCVEVHQEMTYHYFELGKNADPEREDSTQFKNAFTVHPVSEPNLMYRLHKRFSQIELEWTYQQIQQLQMQISNLSDLTPEGKAGVTWPIGINPPFKPKTRFEVINWEYFTEEHIYSCVDSSPKCEIRGVDRADVNAVLEIAVERLNERYQPQLRFRKRRLLNGYRRFDPTRGMEYMLDLALEAYTQKGHSQVIIKRVNLLRPLSAVEIIPMPYVTEATRVQVILPVTAQDQDFVSNFLDMYVMNTLDTHDNVLLTFLFIYDPFDAQRVSQTDVFAGIKAMIGEVEKRYGDVKIPWISVKTEVPSQVKLMDIISKKHPVDTLFFLSSVWTEVNADFLNRCRMNAISNWQVFFPIHFQEYSPAVVYRDQQPSASSSFASESLRDGHFDRHVFDEACFYNADYMTARTKMAADILDNEELLESMDVYDIFVRYSGLHVFRAVEPALIQKYVRRGCNPRFSEDIYHRCVLSNLEGLGSRSHLAMALFEQEQANST, via the exons ATGCGTCTCTCCTCGCTTCTGGCCCTGTTCAGGCCTGCCCTACCGCTCATCCTCGGCCTGTCTCTGGGCTGCAGTCTCAGCCTTTTGATGGTGTCCTGGACGCAGGGGGACACCGATGACTCCTGCAGGTCCGAGCTGGGCAATGGGAGGCTCTTCCTGGGCAGAGGAGACGCCCAGAGAGGCTCCAGGGATGGAGCTGGAGATGAAGACTACCAGCCACGTATAGTGCCCTATCACAAAGACCCGAACAAGCCACACAAGAAAGTCCTCAG AACTCGATATATCCACACTGAACTGGGCATCAGAGATCGGCTGCTGGTGGGTGTGCTGACATCTCGGGCCACCCTGAACACGCTGGCCGTGGCGGTGAACCGTACTGTTGCCCACCACTTCCACCGCACATTTTTCTTCACTGGTTTACGCAGCCCCAAAGTGCCCCATGGCATGACTGTAATTGCCCACGGCGATGACCGCCCGGTGTGGCTGATGTATGAGACGGTGCGTCACCTCCATCAGCACTATGGCTCAGACTACGACTGGTTCTTCTTAGCTCAGGACGACACTTACATGCAGGCAGATCGACTGTCTGAGCTGGTTGGCCACCTCAGTGCAGGTCAGGACCTGTATATGGGCAGAGCAGAGGAGTTCATTGGTGGGGAGGAGAAGGCGCGCTATTGCCACGGAGGTTATGGCTATCTGCTGTCTCGCAGTCTGCTGGCCCGTTTGCAGCCTCACCTTGACACCTGTCGTAATGATATCCTCAGTGTGAGACCTGATGAGTGGCTGGGCCGCTGCATTATTGACTACCTTGGTCTCAGCTGTGTGGAGGTGCATCag GAAATGACTTATCACTACTTTGAACTTGGGAAAAATGCCGATCCAGAGCGTGAAGACAGTACACAGTTCAAAAATGCCTTCACAGTCCATCCTGTATCAGAACCAAATCTCATGTACCGCCTACACAAACGCTTCAGCCAAATCGAGTTGGAATGGACCTACCAACAGATCCAACAGCTCCAG ATGCAGATCAGCAACCTGAGCGACCTGACACCAGAGGGGAAGGCTGGAGTCACATGGCCGATAGGAATCAACCCTCCCTTCAAACCAAAAACCCGTTTTGAGGTTATAAACTGGGAGTATTTTACAGAGGAGCATATTTACTCATGTGTTGACAGCTCTCCAAAGTGTGAGATACGAGGAGTGGACCGTGCTGATGTAAATGCAGTTCTGGAAATCGCAGTGGAGCGTCTAAACGAGCGTTACCAGCCCCAGCTGCGCTTCCGCAAACGCCGTCTACTTAACGGGTACCGGCGCTTTGATCCTACACGTGGTATGGAGTACATGCTGGACCTCGCCCTGGAGGCCTACACTCAGAAAGGCCACAGTCAGGTCATTATCAAACGGGTCAACCTGTTGCGACCTCTCAGCGCAGTTGAGATCATCCCCATGCCTTATGTGACAGAAGCAACACGGGTGCAGGTCATCCTACCTGTCACTGCACAGGATCAGGACTTTGTCAGCAACTTCCTGGACATGTATGTGATGAACACTCTTGACACCCATGACAATGTTTTACTCACATTCTTGTTCATATACGACCCATTCGATGCACAGCGAGTCAGCCAGACTGATGTATTTGCCGGCATCAAGGCCATGATCGGGGAGGTTGAGAAACGCTACGGCGATGTGAAGATTCCTTGGATCAGCGTGAAGACGGAGGTGCCATCGCAGGTCAAGCTGATGGACATCATCTCGAAGAAGCATCCGGTTGATACCCTGTTTTTCCTGTCCAGCGTGTGGACTGAAGTCAACGCTGACTTCCTGAACCGCTGCAGAATGAACGCCATCAGCAACTGGCAGGTCTTCTTCCCCATACACTTCCAGGAGTACAGCCCTGCCGTCGTCTACCGCGACCAGCAgccctctgcttcctcttcttttgcCTCAGAGTCACTGCGAGATGGCCACTTCGACCGCCACGTCTTTGATGAAGCCTGCTTCTACAATGCGGATTACATGACTGCTCGGACCAAGATGGCTGCTGATATCTTGGACAACGAGGAGTTGCTGGAGAGCATGGACGTGTACGATATATTCGTCCGGTATTCTGGTTTGCACGTGTTCAGAGCTGTGGAGCCAGCGCTGATCCAGAAATACGTACGGCGGGGATGCAACCCACGCTTCAGCGAGGATATCTACCACCGCTGCGTTCTCAGCAACCTGGAGGGCCTGGGCTCACGCTCACATCTAGCCATGGCTCTTTTTGAGCAAGAGCAGGCCAACAGCACCTAG